In the Euphorbia lathyris chromosome 5, ddEupLath1.1, whole genome shotgun sequence genome, one interval contains:
- the LOC136230484 gene encoding uncharacterized protein, with product MKFTCLSRGNGYHLPPCFVLDVSGFRILLDCPLDLSALTIFSPVPADFCPIRCDEFSNSTLHDSLDMEVETQERHRNGAPVDAKTLIYAEPWYKTAKNLHLWDPSSFDIVLISSTMGMFGLPFLTQSKGFSAKIYATEATIRLAQLMMEDLVSMHMEYRQFYGSGESNYPKWMKWEELELLPSPIKEVALGKDGSELGGWMPLYSSKDIKDCIQKIQPLKYAEEACYNGAVVVKALSSGLEIGSCNWTIEDPKGKISYISSSIIASAHAMEFDYRALQGTDLVLYADFSSQDVIEDAERHDNYSASTSNDLLTFSADADNLKESEDCLLSSEESLEESEKLAFISSCVVDSVKAGGSVLIPLNRLGTILQLLEQISLYLESSALMVPIYVISSIATELLAFTNIIPEWLCKPRQEKLFSGEPLFSHVELMKQKKLHVFPAVHSPDAIKNWQEPCIIFAPHLSLRLGPLVPLIRRWHEDQNSLLILEDALDADMALLPFKPISMRVLNCSFLSGIPTKKVKPLLKILQPKVVVLPEHLKPHINARNTSSDSFSVCYYSENETLDLKSLKDESDLQIATDLATQLEWRKSKLENTDLARLRGQLFINDGKYWLLSGNEMSNSLQMRPLIHWGLLDMEKLFVALSNTGINGSMAASTSDTESSKSIGIIQIQDPGEALIEIGATSTIVSTRDEILAARISQVISTLLDGI from the exons ATGAAGTTT ACATGCTTAAGTAGAGGTAATGGCTATCATTTACCGCCATGTTTTGTTCTGGATGTGAGTGGGTTCAGAATATTACTTGATTGCCCACTGGATCTTTCAGCGCTCACAATCTTCTCTCCTGTTCCTGCTGATTTTTGTCCCATACGGTGTGATGAATTTTCTAATTCTACACTTCATGATTCTTTGGATATGGAAGTGGAGACTCAAGAGAGGCATAGAAACGGAGCACCTGTTGATGCAAAAACTTTAATCTACGCAGAGCCTTGGTACAAAACTGCAAAGAACTTGCACCTTTGGGATCCTTCTTCTTTTGACATAGTATTGATCTCAAGCACAATGGGCATGTTCGGGCTGCCGTTTCTTACTCAAAGTAAGGGTTTTTCTGCCAAG ATATATGCAACTGAAGCAACTATTAGGCTTGCACAACTTATGATGGAGGATCTTGTGTCAATGCATATGGAGTACAGGCAATTTTATGGTTCTGGGGAGTCTAATTATCCTAAATGGATGAAATGGGAAGAACTTGAGTTGCTTCCGTCTCCAATTAAGGAAGTGGCTCTGGGTAAAGATGGTTCGGAGTTGGGTGGATGGATGCCATTGTACAG TTCAAAGGATATCAAGGATTGCATTCAGAAGATTCAACCACTAAAATATGCAGAAGAAGCCTGCTATAATGGTGCAGTAGTGGTAAAGGCATTGAGCTCAGGCTTAGAAATAGGCTCATGTAATTGGACAATTGAGGATCCAAAAGGAAAGATTTCATATATATCAAGCTCGATAATTGCGTCTGCCCATGCAATGGAGTTTGATTACCGTGCCCTGCAAGGGACTGATCTGGTCTTGTATGCAGACTTCTCATCTCAGGATGTGATAGAAGATGCTGAACGGCATGATAATTACTCTGCTTCAACTAGCAATGATCTTTTAACTTTCAG TGCTGATGCAGACAATTTGAAAGAATCGGAGGACTGCTTACTGAGTAGTGAGGAGAGCTTAGAGGAAAGTGAGAAACTAGCTTTCATATCCTCATGTGTTGTGGATTCTGTTAAAGCTGGTGGTTCTGTCCTTATTCCTCTAAATCGACTTGGTACCATTTTGCAGCTGTTGGAGCAAATATCACTTTACCTTGAATCTTCTGCTCTGATG GTTCCAATATATGTCATATCTTCTATAGCAACCGAGTTACTGGCATTCACTAATATCATACCAGAATGGCTGTGCAAGCCCCGGCAAGAGAAG CTGTTTTCTGGTGAACCATTGTTTTCACATGTTGAACTAATGAAGCAGAAGAAGCTTCATGTGTTTCCTGCTGTTCATTCACCTGATGCGAT AAAAAATTGGCAGGAGCCGTGCATCATATTTGCTCCTCACCTGAGTCTGAGACTTGGCCCTCTTGTTCCTTTGATTCGACGCTGGCATGAAGATCAAAACTCTTTACTTATCCTAGAG GATGCACTAGATGCTGATATGGCTCTCTTGCCCTTCAAGCCAATATCAATGAGGGTTCTAAATTGTTCATTCCTTTCTGGAATACC GACAAAGAAAGTTAAGCCATTGCTGAAGATATTACAACCGAAAGTTGTTGTG CTTCCAGAGCATTTAAAGCCACATATAAATGCTAGAAACACAAGTTCAGATTCATTTTCAGTCTGCTACTACTCTGAAAATGAAACACTAGATCTAAAAAGCTTGAAAGACGAATCAGATTTACAGATTGCAACTGATTTGGCTACTCAACTCGAGTGGAGAAAATCGAAACTGGAGAATACGGATCTTGCAAGACTTAGAGGACAGTTATTCATAAATGATGGCAAATATTGGTTACTCTCTGGGAACGAGATGTCGAATTCGTTGCAGATGAGACCATTAATACATTGGGGTTTGCTAGATATGGAGAAGCTTTTTGTTGCATTGTCAAACACTGGTATTAATGGATCTATGGCAGCAAGCACAAGTGATACTGAATCATCAAAGAGCATTGGGATCATCCAAATTCAAGATCCAGGGGAAGCCTTGATAGAAATTGGAGCAACGAGCACAATAGTAAGTACTCGTGATGAGATTTTGGCTGCTCGTATTTCTCAAGTTATTAGCACCCTTTTGGATGGAATATAG
- the LOC136230473 gene encoding plant intracellular Ras-group-related LRR protein 3, whose translation MDPIQVKFPILSSILSQLDPISHPPLQQELDHNLKSQFPHLNDPKISSLLVQSIPGFPATIVQILFHLKSLGPRPDPDTVSAARIKLAEDGPEKELEVCKAVVRMEELHDEYETQLKEAEEKLITVYKDSVGEFDDDQVNDEVVAILKEAENGGIVETVDLSDRQLKLLPEAFGRLHGLVTLNLACNQLEVLPDSVAGLNKLEELDISSNLLESLPDSIGMLRNLKVLNVSGNKLNYLPESIALCSSLVELDASFNNLMSLPNNIGYGLGNLEKLSIQLNKIRFLPSSVCDMKSLRYLDVHFNELHGLPNAIGKLTNLEVLNLSSNFSDLTELPETISDLVNLKELNLSNNQIRALPDSFGRLENLTSLNLDENPLVVPPKEIASSGVEAVREFMQKRWLDMIAEEHQRRLLEASQQQEQQSGWLAWGNSLLNNFVSGVSGSVSGYLGGKAQRDPLLDQQL comes from the exons ATGGATCCGATCCAAGTGAAATTCCCAATCCTCTCCAGTATCTTGTCCCAACTTGATCCAATCTCTCACCCACCACTCCAGCAAGAACTTGACCACAATCTCAAATCTCAATTTCCTCATCTCAACGACCCTAAAATTTCCTCCTTGTTAGTTCAATCCATCCCCGGATTCCCAGCCACCATCGTCCAAATCCTTTTCCACCTTAAGTCGTTGGGTCCTCGACCCGATCCGGATACCGTCTCCGCGGCCCGAATCAAGCTGGCCGAAGATGGACCGGAGAAGGAGCTGGAAGTGTGCAAGGCAGTGGTCAGAATGGAGGAATTGCACGATGAGTATGAGACGCAGTTGAAAGAGGCGGAGGAGAAGCTTATTACGGTTTATAAGGATTCTGTAGGGGAATTTGATGATGATCAAGTGAATGATGAGGTTGTGGCGATACTGAAAGAAGCAGAAAATGGTGGTATTGTGGAAACAGTGGATCTTTCTGACCGACAGTTGAAGTTACTTCCTGAAGCTTTTGGAAGACTTCATGGATTAGTTACGCTTAATCTTGCTTGCAATCAGCTCgag GTCCTTCCTGATTCAGTTGCAGGACTTAATAAACTTGAGGAGCTTGACATTTCATCTAATCTTTTGGAGTCACTGCCGGACTCTATTGGAATGCTGCGAAATCTTAAAGTCCTAAACGTATCAGGAAACAAGCTGAATTATCTTCCTGAGAGCATTGCTCTTTGCAG TTCACTGGTGGAATTGGATGCAAGCTTTAACAACTTGATGTCCTTACCAAACAATATTGGATATGGATTGGGGAATCTCGAAAAACTTTCGATCCAGCTGAATAAGATCCGCTTCCTTCCGTCATCTGTCTGTGACATGAAGTCTTTGAGATACTTGGATGTTCATTTCAATGAGCTCCATGGCCTGCCAAATGCAATTGGGAAATTGACAAATCTTGAGGTTCTCAACTTGAGCAGTAATTTCAGTGACTTGACTGAACTTCCCGAAACAATCTCTGATTTAGTGAACTTGAAAGAGCTGAATCTGAGCAACAACCAAATCCGAGCTCTTCCTGACTCATTCGGTAGGCTTGAAAACCTAACCAGTCTCAACTTAGATGAAAACCCACTCGTAGTTCCTCCAAAGGAGATAGCAAGCAGTGGCGTTGAAGCTGTTAGGGAGTTCATGCAAAAGAGGTGGCTCGATATGATAGCCGAGGAGCACCAAAGGAGACTGCTCGAGGCAAGTCAGCAACAAGAACAACAGTCTGGATGGCTGGCGTGGGGTAATTCTTTGTTGAATAACTTCGTTTCTGGTGTTTCGGGAAGTGTTTCTGGATATCTTGGAGGAAAAGCTCAACGAGATCCATTGCTGGACCAACAGCTGTGA